A section of the Paenibacillus yonginensis genome encodes:
- a CDS encoding DHH family phosphoesterase: MPKLLQKRWHGYQSVWAFALLLLLVIFISVYNWALGLIGLVLVCVLAFTMLKAERRFRTELVNYVTDLTYRIKRVEGEAISRLPFGVILYSEDQTIEWHNRFISGVFDRNSVVNQPLKELLPQLPPLSRKDQEQAAAVAEVLVNERYYRLTIVPEERLIYFQDITEFATLRERYDNERLALGIVMLDNLDEASQGMDDQQRSALIARMTTLLTDWAKQYRVYLRRLSSERYLMMLDHKALQEMEQSRFVILDEVREMTADLKVPVTLSIGLAFGTEHISELGELAQSSLDMALGRGGDQAAVKAGQRLSFYGGKSNAVEKRTRVRARVIAHALRDLMQESDRVIIMGHKVPDMDVIGASIGVMKAADQYKVEAHIVLEGSNPGIDRLMERIKQDEPLAKRFITPDLALEMMTEHTLLVVVDTHKGSMTIEPRIVERARRVVVVDHHRRGEEFINDAVLVYLEPYASSACELVTELLQYIHEKVQLSPLEATALLAGITVDTKHFALHTGSRTFEAAGFLRRSGADTVMVQRILKEDLQEYIEKAEIIKHARMIYGHIALAVTEPNRKLPQLLIAQVADTLLNMTNVLASFVISERPDGLIGISARSLGGMNVQVVMERLGGGGHLTNAAAQLEGTQAEAEERLLAVLESIDKEEGLFE, translated from the coding sequence ATGCCTAAACTATTGCAAAAAAGATGGCACGGCTACCAGTCCGTTTGGGCCTTTGCCCTGCTGCTTCTGCTGGTCATCTTCATTTCGGTGTACAATTGGGCGCTTGGGCTGATCGGGCTGGTGCTGGTTTGTGTACTGGCTTTTACGATGCTGAAGGCTGAACGGCGGTTCAGAACCGAGCTGGTCAATTATGTGACCGATTTGACTTACCGAATCAAGAGGGTAGAAGGCGAAGCGATCAGCCGGCTGCCATTCGGGGTTATTCTGTACAGCGAGGACCAGACGATTGAGTGGCATAACCGGTTTATCTCCGGCGTGTTCGACCGGAATTCGGTTGTGAATCAACCCTTGAAGGAACTGCTGCCCCAGCTGCCGCCGCTGAGCCGAAAGGATCAGGAACAAGCTGCTGCGGTCGCCGAGGTGCTGGTTAATGAACGGTACTACCGGCTGACCATTGTGCCGGAGGAACGGCTGATCTATTTCCAGGATATTACCGAATTCGCGACGCTGCGTGAGCGCTATGACAATGAGCGTCTGGCGCTGGGAATTGTGATGCTGGATAACCTGGATGAAGCTTCCCAGGGGATGGACGACCAGCAGCGTTCGGCGCTGATTGCACGGATGACAACGCTGCTGACCGATTGGGCGAAGCAGTACCGCGTCTACTTGCGGAGGTTGTCGTCCGAGCGGTATCTGATGATGCTGGACCATAAGGCGCTGCAGGAGATGGAGCAAAGCCGGTTTGTCATTCTGGACGAGGTGCGGGAAATGACCGCGGATCTGAAGGTGCCGGTGACGCTGAGCATCGGCCTCGCTTTCGGAACCGAGCATATCAGCGAGCTGGGCGAACTGGCCCAATCGAGTCTGGATATGGCGCTCGGTCGCGGGGGCGACCAGGCTGCGGTGAAAGCCGGTCAGCGGCTGTCCTTTTACGGCGGCAAATCGAACGCCGTAGAGAAGCGGACGCGGGTGCGGGCCCGCGTCATTGCACACGCGCTGCGCGACCTGATGCAGGAGAGCGACCGCGTGATCATTATGGGCCACAAAGTACCCGATATGGACGTGATCGGGGCTTCAATCGGCGTGATGAAGGCCGCCGATCAGTATAAAGTGGAGGCCCATATCGTGCTGGAGGGCAGCAACCCGGGCATCGACCGGTTGATGGAGCGGATCAAGCAGGATGAGCCGCTGGCCAAAAGGTTCATTACGCCGGACCTGGCGCTGGAGATGATGACAGAGCATACCCTGCTTGTCGTCGTAGACACCCATAAAGGTTCGATGACGATCGAACCCCGGATTGTAGAGCGGGCAAGACGGGTTGTGGTGGTGGACCATCACCGCCGCGGCGAGGAGTTCATCAACGATGCCGTGCTCGTTTATCTGGAGCCGTACGCTTCTTCGGCTTGCGAGCTTGTCACCGAGCTGCTGCAGTACATTCACGAGAAGGTTCAACTGAGCCCGCTGGAAGCTACGGCTCTGCTGGCAGGCATTACCGTGGACACGAAACATTTTGCGCTTCATACTGGATCACGTACCTTTGAGGCCGCAGGTTTCCTTCGGCGAAGCGGCGCCGATACGGTGATGGTGCAGCGGATTTTGAAGGAAGACCTGCAGGAATACATTGAGAAAGCCGAAATTATTAAACATGCACGTATGATCTACGGCCACATCGCTCTAGCGGTAACCGAGCCTAACCGCAAGCTGCCGCAGCTGCTGATTGCCCAAGTAGCGGATACGCTGCTCAATATGACGAACGTACTTGCTTCTTTCGTCATCAGCGAACGACCGGACGGTCTGATTGGAATTAGCGCCCGTTCGCTGGGCGGCATGAACGTTCAGGTTGTCATGGAGCGGCTGGGCGGCGGCGGCCATTTAACGAATGCGGCGGCCCAATTGGAGGGAACTCAGGCAGAAGCCGAGGAGAGACTCCTGGCCGTGCTGGAATCCATAGACAAGGAAGAGGGGTTATTCGAATGA
- a CDS encoding DUF2232 domain-containing protein: MNILKLRWTSIAWSIVYLLLLLSLKSPLIVITSFFMLLPGLVLFTLLPIRSFIVHIIPILVIVALLAGPAYVLLSIYFLIPSMLMGLAYKRRAAAFKAIAIGAGTILVEFLIVLLLSKALFDFNLSELIESTFNMTAAPLEGMSGETVAGSMGLTSDAIEQLSQLTVRLLPFTLSVCALVIAWVGHALARPTLASLGQVVPKLQPLRTWRLPRSLVWYYLVALLLSMFVGSGSGFLNTVLLNMIPMLGFCFMIQTASFFFFLAYERKWNAFIPIVLIIVMLFFQPLRIIGILDILFPLRDKISRSGR, encoded by the coding sequence GTGAACATATTGAAATTGCGCTGGACATCCATCGCTTGGAGCATCGTTTATTTGCTGCTGCTCCTGTCTTTAAAATCTCCATTGATTGTGATTACTTCATTTTTTATGCTGCTGCCGGGTCTGGTGCTGTTTACACTGCTGCCGATCCGTTCGTTTATCGTGCATATCATACCGATCCTCGTGATCGTGGCTTTGCTGGCTGGACCGGCTTATGTCCTGTTATCGATCTACTTCCTCATTCCGTCGATGCTGATGGGGCTTGCTTACAAGCGCAGGGCAGCTGCTTTTAAAGCGATTGCGATTGGCGCAGGCACAATCCTCGTGGAATTTCTGATTGTGCTGCTGCTCAGTAAAGCATTGTTTGATTTTAATTTATCAGAGCTGATCGAGAGTACCTTTAACATGACGGCAGCTCCTCTTGAGGGCATGTCAGGAGAAACGGTAGCCGGTTCCATGGGCTTAACGTCCGATGCGATTGAACAGCTGTCGCAATTGACGGTCAGACTGCTTCCTTTTACCCTTTCGGTCTGTGCGCTCGTCATTGCCTGGGTAGGGCATGCGCTGGCGCGGCCAACACTTGCCAGTCTGGGCCAGGTCGTTCCCAAGCTGCAGCCGCTGAGAACCTGGAGACTTCCGCGTTCTTTGGTATGGTATTACCTCGTGGCGCTGCTGCTCAGCATGTTCGTAGGAAGCGGATCCGGGTTTCTAAATACCGTTCTGCTGAACATGATCCCGATGCTCGGGTTCTGTTTCATGATTCAGACGGCAAGCTTCTTCTTCTTTCTCGCTTATGAACGCAAGTGGAATGCATTTATTCCGATTGTGCTTATCATTGTCATGTTGTTCTTCCAGCCGCTGCGGATTATCGGCATTTTGGATATTTTATTCCCGCTTCGCGACAAGATTTCCAGATCTGGACGATAA
- a CDS encoding sigma-70 family RNA polymerase sigma factor, with protein sequence MPKRSGRRPGSSVSPDQTAGLKREVRQNQEQQEQPVHLLVRQAAGGDQNAVEELVRRFSGMALAVAYDKLQDPHLAEDAVQDALTEALANLRNLRKPEAFPGWFKRMVERKGYKLLRTRTRQDRGAISDEEVMRHQPAHNGEGDPALVWEQRELRNSLYASIEGLSPGQRLAVKLFYLNGYSLSEISAFLGISVAALKKRLFDARSRLKQSLPVADFIQVYSHLYEGGTRMLHLVNGDHVAEKLKQGEVQGDILPWRELYTFGPVAFDMRNEELRKRRAAYLEHTLGIPEDLYIGQCVEQEAKLERAGQYDEIVLWFEHDLYDQTMLAYLLTELDRLGPSSGAGQVPISLLCIGDFPGIEIFRGLGQLTPEQLASLSGTWKRVGEAELMLGRKFWEAYTSPDPKVHAAFLKEDLSALPFARSAFEAHLARLPSAFNGLGLMEQTVLELIGSGIQHPHELFRQAGLRLNVLGLGDLEFWYGLSRMCRGPQALLNIRGLSAFPDYRHTAPDFRDCTLELTSFGRQVLQGEQHAADLADAGLWAGGLNGGAAEPE encoded by the coding sequence ATGCCAAAACGCAGCGGCAGACGGCCCGGATCTTCCGTCAGTCCTGATCAGACAGCTGGATTGAAGAGAGAGGTCCGCCAAAACCAAGAACAGCAAGAACAGCCGGTCCATTTGCTGGTCCGGCAGGCGGCGGGCGGCGATCAGAATGCTGTGGAGGAGCTGGTCAGACGGTTCAGCGGCATGGCGCTGGCAGTGGCTTATGATAAGCTGCAGGACCCACATCTGGCGGAGGATGCGGTTCAGGACGCCTTGACGGAGGCTTTGGCCAATTTGCGGAACCTGCGGAAGCCGGAGGCTTTTCCGGGCTGGTTCAAAAGGATGGTGGAGCGAAAAGGCTACAAGCTGCTCCGAACCCGGACTAGACAAGACCGGGGTGCCATATCCGATGAAGAAGTGATGCGGCATCAGCCTGCCCATAATGGAGAAGGCGATCCTGCGCTGGTATGGGAGCAAAGGGAGCTTAGGAATTCGTTATACGCTTCTATTGAGGGACTTTCACCCGGTCAAAGGCTGGCAGTGAAGCTGTTTTATTTGAATGGCTATTCGCTGTCCGAAATTTCGGCTTTTCTCGGCATTTCGGTTGCCGCTTTGAAAAAACGGCTGTTCGACGCCCGCTCCCGGCTCAAACAATCGCTCCCCGTTGCTGACTTTATTCAGGTCTACAGCCATCTTTATGAGGGAGGAACACGTATGCTGCATTTGGTCAACGGCGATCACGTCGCAGAGAAATTAAAACAGGGGGAGGTTCAAGGAGATATCCTGCCTTGGCGGGAGCTTTATACCTTTGGACCGGTAGCGTTCGATATGAGAAACGAGGAGCTGCGCAAACGGCGTGCTGCTTATCTGGAGCATACCCTGGGGATTCCGGAAGATTTGTATATCGGTCAATGTGTAGAACAGGAGGCCAAACTCGAAAGAGCCGGTCAATATGATGAGATTGTTTTATGGTTTGAGCACGATTTGTACGATCAGACCATGCTGGCTTATTTATTAACCGAGCTTGACCGGTTGGGTCCGTCCTCCGGAGCCGGCCAGGTCCCGATCAGCCTGCTGTGCATCGGGGATTTTCCGGGGATCGAGATTTTTCGGGGCTTGGGACAGCTTACGCCCGAGCAGCTAGCCTCTTTGTCGGGAACATGGAAACGAGTCGGGGAAGCCGAGCTTATGCTGGGCAGGAAGTTCTGGGAGGCGTACACTTCCCCCGACCCGAAGGTCCATGCAGCGTTTCTGAAAGAGGATTTAAGCGCGCTTCCTTTTGCCAGATCTGCTTTCGAGGCTCACCTGGCCCGGCTGCCCTCGGCATTTAACGGACTGGGTTTGATGGAGCAGACTGTGCTGGAATTGATCGGGAGCGGTATCCAACATCCGCATGAGTTATTCCGGCAGGCTGGCCTGCGGCTGAATGTCCTCGGGTTAGGGGATTTGGAGTTTTGGTATGGGTTAAGCCGGATGTGCCGGGGCCCGCAGGCTCTGCTGAATATCCGGGGACTCAGCGCTTTTCCGGATTACAGGCATACGGCTCCGGACTTCAGGGATTGTACGCTGGAACTCACCTCGTTTGGCCGCCAGGTGCTGCAAGGAGAGCAACATGCAGCGGATCTGGCAGATGCCGGGCTTTGGGCAGGCGGCCTCAATGGGGGAGCAGCGGAACCGGAATAA
- the dnaB gene encoding replicative DNA helicase produces MGGDLMIDRIPPQNLEAEQAVLGAILLQSEALITAMERVRDEDFYNTGHQLIYETMVELGEEGKPIDLVTLTARLQDKGQLENIGGVSYLAKLAHAVPTAANVDYYARIIEEKSMMRRLIRTATQIVSDGYTGGEDVGDLLSDAERRILEISNRRSGSGFIAIRDVLMEVFEKVETLHQNRGSTTGVSSGFVDLDRMTSGFQRSDLIIVAARPSVGKTAFALNIAQNAAVRGKETVAIFSLEMSAAQLVQRMICAEANLDANVMRTGDIKSDDDWSKLTMGIAALSEAEIYIDDTPGVTVADIRAKCRRLKKERGLGMIVIDYLQLIHGRGKAGENRQQEVSEISRTLKQIARELEVPVIALSQLSRGVEQRQDKRPMMSDLRESGSIEQDADIVAFLYRDDYYNQETEKKNIIEIIIAKQRNGPVGTVELVFLKNYNKFANYERAHTDAFAG; encoded by the coding sequence ATGGGCGGAGATCTGATGATTGACCGGATCCCGCCGCAAAATCTGGAGGCGGAGCAGGCCGTGCTTGGCGCGATTTTGCTCCAATCCGAAGCCCTCATCACCGCCATGGAACGTGTCCGGGATGAGGATTTTTACAATACGGGCCATCAGCTCATCTATGAGACCATGGTCGAGCTTGGCGAAGAGGGGAAACCGATTGACCTGGTGACCCTCACGGCCCGTCTTCAGGACAAGGGTCAGCTTGAAAATATCGGCGGGGTCAGCTATTTGGCCAAGCTTGCACATGCCGTGCCAACTGCGGCTAACGTGGATTATTATGCCCGCATTATCGAAGAGAAGTCGATGATGCGCCGGTTGATCCGGACGGCTACACAAATCGTCAGCGACGGTTATACAGGCGGCGAGGATGTCGGCGATCTGCTCAGCGATGCCGAGCGCCGCATTCTGGAAATATCCAACCGCCGCTCCGGCAGCGGCTTTATTGCTATCCGCGATGTGCTGATGGAGGTGTTCGAGAAGGTCGAAACGCTCCACCAGAACCGGGGAAGCACCACCGGGGTTTCCTCCGGCTTTGTCGATCTGGACCGGATGACCTCAGGCTTCCAGCGCTCCGACCTGATCATCGTGGCCGCTCGTCCTTCCGTAGGTAAAACCGCCTTCGCCCTCAACATCGCGCAGAATGCGGCCGTACGGGGCAAAGAGACGGTGGCCATCTTCAGTCTGGAGATGAGCGCCGCGCAGCTGGTGCAGCGGATGATCTGCGCTGAAGCGAATCTGGACGCAAACGTCATGCGGACAGGTGACATCAAAAGCGATGACGATTGGTCGAAGCTGACGATGGGCATTGCCGCTCTCTCTGAAGCGGAAATTTATATCGACGATACGCCGGGCGTAACAGTGGCTGATATTCGCGCCAAATGCCGCCGTCTCAAGAAAGAGCGCGGCCTTGGCATGATCGTCATCGACTACCTGCAGCTCATTCACGGCCGGGGCAAGGCCGGCGAGAACCGGCAGCAGGAAGTCTCTGAAATCTCGCGTACGCTGAAGCAGATCGCGCGTGAGCTGGAAGTGCCGGTCATCGCCTTGTCCCAGCTCTCCCGGGGTGTGGAGCAGCGGCAGGACAAACGTCCGATGATGTCCGACCTTCGGGAATCCGGTTCAATCGAGCAGGATGCCGATATCGTAGCGTTCTTGTACCGGGACGATTACTACAACCAGGAAACCGAGAAGAAGAACATCATCGAAATCATCATCGCCAAGCAGCGTAACGGCCCGGTCGGGACCGTGGAGCTGGTGTTCTTGAAGAATTACAATAAGTTCGCCAATTATGAGCGGGCGCATACAGATGCATTTGCGGGCTGA
- a CDS encoding Glu/Leu/Phe/Val family dehydrogenase → MQVWEAMGGGGFEEIIFASDPANGLKAVIVLHNTQAGPALGGCRMWNYASEEEALADAMKLARSMTYKSAISGLPYGGGKAVIWGDPSKDKSEAMFRSFGRFLQRLNGRYVTGVDLGTTVRDMDAIAQETSYVTDMTGTLGGSGNYTAEMTAYGVYLGIEASLQEAEGSRSLAGIRVAVQGLGKVGYALCRYLRKAGAELLVSDVNGALTDRAVREFGASAVSPGAIYAQDCEVFAPCALGGVLDRRVLAQLSCRVVAGAANNQLAGPEAAAELKARGILYAPDYTINAGGIIATALELAGSGAEDIRRRVETIGPTLAEVYRLARSAGLDTAQAAGQLAEAKLAALQRP, encoded by the coding sequence ATGCAGGTTTGGGAAGCGATGGGTGGCGGAGGATTTGAAGAGATTATTTTTGCAAGCGACCCGGCAAACGGGCTGAAAGCCGTCATCGTCCTGCACAATACGCAGGCCGGCCCCGCCCTCGGCGGCTGCCGGATGTGGAACTACGCTTCCGAAGAGGAGGCGCTGGCGGACGCGATGAAGCTGGCGCGGAGCATGACCTACAAATCGGCCATCTCCGGTCTGCCTTATGGCGGCGGGAAGGCCGTAATATGGGGCGACCCGTCCAAGGACAAATCGGAAGCGATGTTCCGTTCGTTCGGCCGGTTTCTGCAGCGGCTGAACGGACGGTATGTCACCGGGGTGGACCTGGGCACCACCGTGCGGGACATGGATGCCATTGCCCAGGAAACGTCTTATGTCACGGATATGACCGGCACGCTGGGCGGGAGCGGCAATTATACGGCCGAAATGACCGCTTACGGCGTCTATTTGGGCATTGAGGCCTCTTTGCAGGAAGCGGAGGGCAGCCGATCGCTGGCGGGAATCAGGGTCGCCGTCCAGGGGCTCGGCAAAGTGGGTTATGCTCTTTGCCGGTATCTGCGGAAGGCGGGGGCGGAGCTGCTCGTGAGCGACGTGAACGGAGCGCTCACGGACCGGGCAGTCCGCGAATTCGGCGCCTCGGCGGTATCGCCGGGCGCCATCTACGCGCAGGACTGCGAGGTGTTTGCGCCATGCGCACTAGGCGGCGTGCTGGACCGCCGGGTGCTGGCGCAGCTCTCGTGCCGCGTGGTGGCCGGCGCGGCTAACAATCAGCTGGCCGGGCCTGAGGCGGCCGCTGAGCTGAAAGCCCGGGGCATTCTGTATGCCCCGGATTACACCATCAACGCCGGCGGCATTATTGCCACGGCGTTGGAGCTGGCGGGAAGCGGCGCCGAGGATATCCGGCGCCGCGTCGAAACCATCGGCCCTACTTTGGCCGAGGTGTACCGCCTGGCCCGCAGCGCTGGCCTGGACACGGCGCAGGCGGCAGGCCAGCTAGCTGAAGCGAAGCTGGCGGCCCTGCAGCGGCCGTGA
- a CDS encoding adenylosuccinate synthase — MSTVVVVGTQWGDEGKGKITDYLAESADVVARYQGGNNAGHTILIDGKKYKLSLIPSGVFYEDKLCVIGNGMVINPEALLQEIAYIRENGFTANNLKISDRAHVIMPYHMVLDALEEDRKGPNKIGTTRKGIGPAYMDKAARTGIRISDLMDAEEFELKLRHLMAEKNHIIQQVYGAEPLDVEETLKKYLDYAEQIRPYVTDTSVVLNDAIDENRKVLFEGAQGVMLDIDQGTYPFVTSSNPSAGGVCIGSGVGPSKIQQVIGVAKAYTTRVGDGPFPTELFDAVGDQIRETGHEYGTITGRARRVGWFDSVVVRHARRVSGLTGLSLNSLDVLTGLETVKICTGYKYRGEVITHYPSSLKMLGECEAVYEELPGWSEDISDAKTLEDLPENTRRYVERVSDLTGIPIAIFSVGRNREQTNQVLPIYI; from the coding sequence ATGTCGACAGTAGTTGTTGTGGGAACGCAGTGGGGAGACGAAGGTAAAGGCAAAATTACGGATTATCTGGCAGAGAGCGCAGATGTGGTGGCGCGCTACCAAGGCGGTAACAATGCCGGCCACACAATACTGATTGACGGGAAGAAGTACAAGCTGAGCCTTATTCCGTCGGGTGTTTTTTATGAAGATAAACTTTGTGTGATCGGGAACGGCATGGTAATTAATCCAGAAGCGCTGCTTCAGGAGATTGCTTATATTCGGGAAAATGGTTTTACAGCGAATAATTTGAAAATCAGCGACCGGGCGCATGTGATCATGCCTTATCATATGGTACTTGACGCGCTCGAGGAAGACCGCAAAGGACCGAACAAAATTGGCACAACCCGTAAAGGGATCGGTCCGGCGTACATGGATAAAGCCGCACGTACGGGCATTCGGATTTCCGATCTGATGGATGCGGAAGAATTCGAACTTAAACTTCGCCATCTGATGGCCGAGAAAAATCATATTATCCAGCAGGTATACGGTGCTGAGCCGCTGGATGTAGAAGAAACGCTGAAGAAATACCTGGACTATGCCGAGCAGATTCGTCCTTACGTGACGGATACTTCAGTTGTGCTGAACGATGCCATCGACGAGAACCGCAAGGTGCTGTTCGAGGGTGCTCAAGGCGTGATGCTGGATATCGACCAAGGCACTTATCCGTTTGTAACGTCTTCCAACCCGTCGGCCGGCGGCGTCTGCATCGGCTCCGGCGTTGGCCCGTCCAAGATTCAGCAGGTCATTGGCGTTGCCAAAGCCTATACGACCCGCGTAGGCGACGGCCCATTCCCGACCGAGCTGTTTGACGCCGTCGGTGATCAAATCCGTGAAACGGGCCATGAATACGGCACCATAACCGGCCGCGCGCGCCGCGTAGGCTGGTTCGACAGCGTGGTTGTCCGCCATGCCCGCCGCGTCAGTGGTCTGACCGGCTTGTCCCTGAATTCGCTGGACGTGCTGACCGGACTGGAAACGGTAAAAATCTGTACGGGTTACAAATACCGCGGCGAAGTGATCACGCATTACCCGTCGAGTCTCAAAATGCTCGGTGAATGCGAAGCGGTATATGAAGAGCTGCCAGGCTGGTCCGAGGACATCTCCGATGCGAAGACCCTGGAAGATTTGCCGGAAAATACCCGGCGCTACGTGGAACGTGTATCTGATTTGACCGGGATTCCGATCGCAATCTTCTCCGTCGGCCGCAACCGCGAGCAGACCAACCAAGTATTGCCGATTTATATCTAA
- a CDS encoding alpha/beta fold hydrolase, producing the protein MDYEIFNLGDVALQSGVILPNAFLAYKTYGRLNAQKDNVIVYPTAFGDQHTQNEWLIGSGMALDPDKYFIIVPNLLGNGLSSSPSNTAPPFDRAHFPQVTLYDNVSFQHRLVTDKFGIQKIALVVGWSMGGIQAFQWGASYPEMVERIAPFAGIAKTWPHTFVVLDSLKAALLAGTGFDSSKLNQLTSEDMRAVGRVYAGWGLSQAFYREELYRELGFDSLEAFVTGVWEHSFMKMDPHNVLAMLETGQHADISANPSYNGDFEKALKSIKALACIMPGSTDLFCSADDNAYEAKFMPNADFKPIPSIWGHFAGRGINSADNLFIDDNLKRLLALGPHE; encoded by the coding sequence ATGGATTATGAAATTTTTAATTTGGGTGATGTCGCCTTGCAATCAGGAGTGATTTTGCCGAACGCTTTCCTGGCCTATAAGACTTATGGGAGACTAAATGCACAGAAAGATAATGTTATCGTCTATCCGACTGCATTTGGTGACCAGCATACTCAGAATGAATGGCTGATTGGCAGCGGAATGGCTCTGGATCCGGACAAATATTTTATTATCGTTCCCAATCTGCTGGGCAACGGGTTATCTTCATCTCCCAGCAACACGGCCCCCCCGTTTGACCGGGCTCATTTTCCCCAGGTAACCCTCTATGACAACGTTAGTTTCCAGCATCGGCTGGTGACCGACAAATTTGGCATTCAAAAGATCGCACTCGTAGTGGGCTGGTCCATGGGCGGCATTCAAGCCTTTCAGTGGGGGGCAAGTTACCCGGAGATGGTGGAACGAATTGCGCCTTTCGCGGGAATTGCCAAGACTTGGCCTCATACGTTTGTGGTGCTGGACAGTCTGAAGGCCGCGCTGCTGGCAGGAACAGGCTTTGATTCAAGCAAGCTAAACCAGCTGACTTCCGAAGACATGCGCGCCGTTGGCCGGGTTTATGCCGGATGGGGACTGTCACAGGCGTTTTATAGGGAGGAGCTGTACCGGGAGTTAGGTTTTGACTCCTTGGAAGCCTTTGTGACCGGGGTCTGGGAGCATAGCTTTATGAAGATGGATCCGCATAATGTACTTGCCATGTTAGAGACAGGCCAGCATGCAGATATTAGTGCGAATCCTTCCTACAACGGGGATTTCGAGAAGGCGCTTAAAAGCATTAAGGCTCTAGCCTGCATCATGCCGGGGAGCACGGACCTCTTCTGCTCAGCCGACGATAATGCCTACGAAGCCAAATTTATGCCTAATGCCGACTTTAAGCCAATTCCGTCCATCTGGGGCCATTTTGCCGGCCGTGGAATCAACAGTGCGGATAATCTGTTTATTGATGATAACCTGAAACGCTTGTTAGCCCTTGGCCCTCACGAATAA
- the rplI gene encoding 50S ribosomal protein L9: protein MKVIFLKDMKGQGKKGEIKEVSEGYAQNFLLPRGVAKPATEGNVKSQEMQNLSEQKRKAQEKEEAIALGKKLEETTVNLKAKAGEGGRLFGAITSKQVAEALQKEHGIKIDKRKIEMQDPIRTLGVTQVPVKLHPDVKSTMKVHVVEE, encoded by the coding sequence ATGAAGGTTATTTTTCTGAAGGACATGAAAGGCCAAGGCAAAAAAGGGGAAATCAAAGAAGTATCCGAAGGATATGCACAGAACTTCCTGCTCCCGCGCGGAGTTGCAAAACCGGCTACTGAAGGCAATGTGAAAAGCCAGGAAATGCAGAACCTGTCCGAGCAGAAACGCAAAGCCCAGGAGAAAGAGGAAGCGATTGCGCTCGGCAAAAAGCTGGAGGAAACTACGGTTAACCTGAAAGCGAAAGCCGGCGAAGGCGGCCGGCTGTTCGGCGCTATCACCAGTAAGCAGGTTGCCGAAGCCTTGCAGAAAGAGCACGGAATCAAAATCGACAAACGCAAAATTGAAATGCAGGACCCGATCCGCACTTTGGGTGTAACCCAGGTGCCGGTGAAGCTTCATCCAGATGTAAAATCGACGATGAAGGTACACGTCGTGGAGGAATAA
- a CDS encoding alpha/beta fold hydrolase, translating into MSSTRFFHKSLGSKRNTSIDFIHEPGKGPNPIPLIISHGWPWTFWHWSKVIGPLTDPAAYGGDPADAFDVYVPSLPGFGFSTPLDKPDLNFGKIADIFHKFMTQTLGHQKYAASGSDYGALITGQLGHKYANSLYGIHLGHAILLNIFQGERPWDLTNGFMVPEGTPDDIRDGILKFQRTYVSHVAVHMLDSAPLSYGLNDSPVGLLAWIMTRWLKWGDTNGDIESKYTKDEILTMASIYWFSNSIEMTIRMYTNANRYPCSLPMIGPRSSKHLPGLPSLRRRILQALLQRIVFKRSSVVLMQRGTTQPILKLMRQEDTSQDGRIRKPLSKIYEEPLRNLESPEFKGRHFLMLPFFCFLVGAS; encoded by the coding sequence ATGAGTTCAACTCGATTCTTTCATAAATCACTCGGGTCAAAACGGAATACATCCATCGACTTCATTCATGAGCCTGGCAAGGGTCCAAACCCTATTCCGCTAATTATTAGCCATGGCTGGCCTTGGACCTTCTGGCACTGGAGCAAAGTGATTGGTCCTTTAACAGATCCAGCGGCCTACGGCGGGGATCCTGCAGATGCCTTTGATGTTTATGTCCCTTCCCTTCCAGGTTTTGGCTTCTCCACACCGCTTGATAAACCCGATTTGAATTTCGGGAAGATCGCCGATATTTTCCATAAATTTATGACGCAAACCCTGGGACATCAAAAATATGCGGCCAGCGGTTCGGATTATGGTGCTTTAATTACGGGGCAGCTTGGCCACAAATATGCAAATTCTCTTTATGGCATCCATTTGGGCCATGCTATTCTGCTCAATATCTTCCAGGGGGAACGTCCATGGGATCTAACTAACGGATTTATGGTTCCTGAAGGCACACCTGATGACATTCGGGATGGCATTCTTAAGTTCCAACGAACTTACGTCTCTCACGTTGCCGTCCATATGCTTGACTCTGCACCTTTGTCCTATGGACTGAATGACTCCCCGGTCGGCCTTCTTGCCTGGATCATGACCCGCTGGTTAAAGTGGGGGGACACAAATGGAGACATTGAAAGCAAATACACCAAAGACGAGATTCTGACTATGGCCTCTATTTACTGGTTCAGCAATAGCATAGAGATGACTATTCGGATGTACACGAACGCGAACCGCTATCCTTGCAGCCTTCCCATGATCGGACCCCGATCGTCGAAGCACCTACCGGGATTACCTTCCTTGCGGCGGAGAATCCTCCAGGCGTTACTACAGAGAATCGTGTTCAAGCGTTCATCAGTAGTCCTGATGCAGCGTGGTACAACACAACCTATCTTAAAGCTCATGAGACAGGAGGACACTTCACAGGATGGGAGAATCCGGAAGCCATTGTCGAAGATATACGAGGAACCTTTAAGAAACTTAGAAAGTCCTGAATTTAAGGGGCGGCATTTTTTAATGCTGCCCTTTTTCTGTTTTTTAGTTGGAGCATCATGA